The sequence AAAAGACTGAAGACTGCAGAGTAAAGCAGAAATGCTTCTTCTAAGTCCAAAATAGACCTAGGAACCAACACACCTCAACTAAACAAGTGGTCGTGGATCCCAGTTTAAAGCAATGAGAAAAAAGATCCCACCTGATGTCTCCAAGGTCGTTTTTGTTCCCGGCTATGGCAACAACAATGTCCTCCGGTCCATGTTCCTTCAGCTCCTTCACCCACTTCTTCAGGGTCTGGAAGGAGTCCTTGGAAGTTGAGGAAATTAGCAAATGAGGGGAGAGCTTAAAGGTGTCATATTATACCGCTGATTACCACCGATTTTCAACACAGCTTGTAATGACTAATCACACTtaaacctggtggtataatatgatGGATTTGAGCATGGAGATTTGAGCATGTTAATTTGTTCAGATCTGAGATATTATGACGCATTATCCAAACACTGATTGATTGTGATATGTTAAGCTTATAATTGCAAAATACGTGTTCACTTTTCGTTGTTTACGTTCATTACAGATGGATCGTAGCCAACTGAAAACATGGTAGAGAGTGGACCTTCCTGGGTGTTTTGTAATAAGGATCACTACGTCGCTGTACCAGTTTAGTTATCTCCAAAACTCTGTTCAGGGTGACCACTTCCGTGTCGGTTTGAGATAAGGATCGTAACGTTGCTCTTACCAGTTTAGTAATGTCATAGACGACGACTGCAGCGGCCGAACCACGGTAGTACATAGGAGCTAGCGAGTGGAACTAAGAAAAGCAACATCATATTATTTAAGAGAAAGATATCAAGCAATATAGCAAGTATTTGTGTACACATTAGAACTTTAATTCAATCTCCTGCATTTCAACAATGAATTATCAAAGTAACCTAGCCCCTAGATAAATGATCATACTTTAAACAGCATTCTGCCTAGTCATGAATCCACGATCTAAAGACAATTTAGACAAGGACAGTGAAAATGTATTCTGTAATATATGCTATATAAGTATGCTAACAATGTACGAATACGTAAATAATCTGAAATAATTGAGAACTCAAACTCATGTCTTGTTTAAAAATGAGTTgatgtgttgttattgttatgaaGAACACACCCTTTCCTGTCCAGCAGTGTCCCAGATCAGGTATTTGTGGAGTTCCTGCCCAAACGGCACTGTCTTGGTGAGAAACGACGCACTGTGAAACATAAAGAATAATTATCTGATAATTATGCATTGAAAGTGTGccttaatatatattattctaGTTTCTCAATCCTGCATTCTTAGATGAATTGCAAACATGATTTTATTTAATGTTAAACCAGATTTTGATTGAGTATTGACTACTTTTTCCGAgggaacttattttttactAACCTACAGATATAACCTGCTTCCCCATTTTTCGGAAACAGTAGAACATATGATAGTAGAACATAACACaataacattctctctctcactcagatATTATGCCTCTACCTATGCCTAAAATAATTATCATTAGAGAATACCCCCTAATGATATAAGGTCTTACAGTCAGAACCTCTCAGAAAAGCATGTAGAAGCATGtagaatataaataataaatatgaatcttTGTTTTCTCAATTATGGTCTATGGATAGTTCCATGCAGAATAAGCAGGGTAGTATGTATACAATAAAGGCATAAGGAAAGATGAAGTCCTTTATGTAAATAAGATGCATGCCTGACCATGTTCTGTATACGATTCAGGCTGACGATATAGGATGGCCTATGGTCCATAATTTGACCATATGAGGCATATCTGCGGCGTAAATTGATTGATAGCCTACACATGATTAATACCGAGGGACACCCGAGTAATAATGTTAGTGTCGTTGTCTTACCCGATCGTTGGACTTATGTTGTGATCAAAATGGTCTTGCACGAAACGGCATACAATACTTGACTTTCCAACTCCTGTGtcctaaaaaaaataacgaaaaCGTTGCAAAAGTGAAAACGTGATTTATTGGTCATTACACTTTTGTCGTAGGTTTTTGGATACAGGCTATGAGGCACATAAAATAGTTTTGGTGTAGTACTTCTTCATTTCGCCTTGTATCATCTTATTTCTAGCACCGTTGTGGGTGACGTTAGGCTCCTTGCCAcaaagcacatttaaaaaccaCGAATTTGCAAACACAGCAAGAACCAAACGATCTTCTTGTTGCAACTAGCCGGATGATGACGTCATGGTGGAAAACGAAAACTCTTACAAAAATGCAAAGAGAGACAGTCATCAAGAGACGAGTCCAGTTGATTAAAAATATAAGTAAAGCTAGTCCAAACCAACCTAACAGATGTTTAAGAGGGACATATTAGCCTCTTCAAATGACCGATAGACCCGATATAGCCTTCGTGGGCGAACCATCATCAGAAATCAGATATGTTTTCCTAACTTTTAAAAAATACGGAAATGAACGATAAACCAACATTCTGACAGATTCGAAAAATTTCACCACATCAATCGAAAGTAATTCGTCGATTGATGTTTCAACGTTATGCTGCTATCGAGAAGCGGTAGGCGCACAGAAAAAGAGGTTGCAAACTTATCTTCAAACATGAAAACTTACCCCCAAAAGACAGACCTTGAGCTCCCTTATCGCCATGTTAAAGCAATTAGATCATATCACTGAAGATGTGCTTAATGCCTTTGTCCAGCCATGATTTTCTTTTCTTGGATAACAAAAAAAGGATCCCAGCCCCTAGACAAGAGTGACCATCtttaacataatggaatataacGGAACTCAGCCGGAGCAGGGGCAGAGTCTCACGGTCACGTGGTTCGACGCTCTGTGTCTGTGCTGATGCCCCTGCCCTTCACCTCACTCATCTACAGTTGATTCTGTTTTGTCTATGGTTTAGTTATTTACCGGGGTGACGGTGGGCATACGAGCAGGTATGAGGAAGCATAGGGAATCGGAATGTTGGAATAAACCAAGTGTACTCTTTTGTGTGTTCACATACGTGAACATCTATCTGATCATTTTATTAGCCAGTGAGTTTATCAAGAGCAAATAAACACAATAATTCACATGGGTTGTCACTTTATTCTTCACAGTATTAATCTGTCTGCAACAATAAGCTTCAAAAGCCTGGGATCATATGAAAATACTTTTATGAGAAGCGCATGATTTCCTTCTAGTATTAACCGGTTTCAATCACAAGAGATTAACGAATAGTAATTGTGATTACCGAAAAAGTGATTGCTTTGATAAGCCAATGTCTAATGCCGGGAGAATCCCACTAGCAAACACTATGAAGATCAGTAATAATACAGATAATGTAAGACAATAAGAGCTGAAAAATACAGTATGTTTCCAAAAtgttacattatatacataaaGTAGGCTTTGCCTTAGCTTTACATATCACAGATACAACAGAATACCACAGTACTACCGCAATGGACAGTTACTATGAATGATTGACTTTCACAAACAAACTTGCAACTGAATCtatgaaagagaaaaaaaaatcagcatTAATGCTTAGACTAATCAGTTTTCGTACATTTTGTCATCACAAGACATGCGTCAGCATTCCATTAAGTTGAATCAGCATTTTCAGATGtgagctgttttttttgttaagaCTGATGTAACAGAGAAAGGTTAATTTGTCTCATGAATGCATTGAaggaatatcaaaaaatatattcacGGAAGGTGAtggttaaaaaaacaaatagatGCCCGAGCAGATTTACCTGACTCAATTATTGAACGTTTTTTATATACATGTAGCAGTGAGCCGTGCACTTTTGTCATTTAACGGACATGTCTTTTTGTCCTATGGTCAGGTACGTTTATTTTCATTTGCAGTTCCAACAACCAATCAAATACAATAACtacaatatatttatagatacatttatatattaataaaaaagccagttaattaaaatcaatgcagttgaaaaaaacaaacaaaattctTCCATCACACCCAGAGcactatttaaatatataatacacagATCAACAATGAAGTCATCATTTATCACAGAGCTCTTTTGAGTGACCCTTAGTGGTTGTCGTGGGAAACTTGTCCAGTTATGGCATAATATCATCATTCTATGCCCTATCTTGCTGCactgagagagaaggacagacaagaagatagagagaggttggTTTTACTTAAGAGATACTCAAAATGCTGAGCGAACCAAAAGGTAATTTCCTGTTGGCTTTGCGACATCGGCCTAATCTTTTACCCCTATGGTTCCAAGGAGGCTTTGAATGCATTCGGGGCCCCACCAGTGGTCTGTGTGAGGCCGCTGTCACCAGCACCGACACACGTACGGCGGCTCAAAGCCACCGCCATGGTAGAAGAAcacgtgacccccccccccccccccttcctctcacaTGTTGGCCTCACGCCTGTCTTTGCTCGGTGAGGGCTTGGACGGCTCCTTGCACGCTTTCCCGTTGGCGGGAACGGCGGCGACAGCCGGGTCGGCAGTGGCGGGGgttgtggcggcggcggcggcggcagcagcggcggcggcggcagtgggGCGTTTGGCGGTAGGCTCCTCGCCGCGGGACTCGGGGCTGGGCGGAGCCGCGGGCGGCGTCTGTTCGACGGCGGACGGTGCGCTCTGCTCCTGTTGCAGCTTGTGGCTCTGGAGGAGGCGTAGCTGGACACGCAGCTCCAGgatggcctcctgctcctcgtgGATGGCCTGGTTCAGGTGGGTGTTTTTGTtcttgggagggagggaaggagagagggagggagagagggaagaagagagggatagagggagagaggaaggaagagagaaagaaagaaagagagaaagagagaaagagagaaagaaagaaagaaagaaagaaagaaagaaagaaagaaagaaagaaagaaagaaagaaagaaagaaagacagacaaggCCGGAGAGCGTTTAACACAACACATCGGTTGTACGATCAAAGGAACGTCATGTGATTCGAGTTCATGCTATTTCCATCTGTCTGAGTGCAAATCACTTTGATGTCTATTGTATATCATTAAATCACTTATATTTTGGAATCAAACCTCACTACAAAAAATAACAGCAGACGGAACTATCTCCTTTATTGCGATGGTGTCACAACCTAGCACCCACAACTTAGCACCCACAACCTAGCACCCACAACCTGGCACCCACAACCTGGCACCCACACCCTGGCACCCACACCCTGGCACCCACATGAGCATATCAGAAACCATCAATGCAATAACCTTAAGCGCTTAGGCCGCAGCCCTCTCTCCACTCACCTCCAATTCCTCGTTCTGCTTCTGCAGGTCTTCCAGAATGAGCTGaagctcctcctcgtcctcgctctcgctctcgctgtcaGAGGAGTACTCCTCCGTCTCGCTGCGTCCCTGCTGGCGGCTGGAGACAGGGAGCCATGCAGGGCTTTAGAAGTGCACAGCACTTCAGCTAGAGCTGGGCGATTCATAGAATATTAATCATAATTCGAATTTATGgtcaataaatgttttttttttttgaagagtAAAATGTCAACATGGCAGCATGCGCTGAAAAAGTGAGTGCTTAGAGTTTGACTAAAGTCTGTGTCAACCCAATTTTGCTTTGGTTAATCATTGTTAATCTTCAAAAATAATTCACACTTAAAAAGATATACATTTGATTCAAACCGATAATCGGGTTTGGTTTGAAAAAAACGATTAGTTTTAGGCCAGATCGCCCAGCCCTTTAGGCTGAGGATTCTGCTATCACCTCCAAAGCCCAAATCACATGGCGGGGTAGGGACAACGCAGAGGAGTCCCATACGAAGCCAGCAAAGCAATAGTTGCCGCTACATGTCCCAATGTTgtgattttgttgttgttgtggtctaaattttgtgattttattgtttgtattgtgttgtgttttactgttgtaaaatgttgttttattgtttttatactTCAGTGTTAGGTTTCCCTTTTGACCGAGATGTTATCCTGTTTCCTGCCCAGGGACTATTGATGGAAATTAGCTTATAGTTTACTCTGGTACTGCTAATGAGTGCAttgtccctgtcaaataaataaataatcgtGCTCTGTGCGCTTCGTGAAAACTATACAAttctatttctttttttggttgGCACTACAAATATCAACCAAAATTCAAATGCATAACTGTTCATGGAACACTATACTATAAGGGCAATGATGAATATATCtccagaatcttttcacttttGTCATAATCTAAAGAAGTACAGCCACGTCCATTGACTCAACATGATTGTATTTCACTTGATGGCATTGCCGGCATGTGGTCTTTGTGCTGTCAAAAAAAGACCCAGTGGCTTTTTCCCTAAAAGGATACATTTCCAGGGCAGCCTGGTATTGTAAAATACTTCTTTGAACACAGTGGAAACTGTTCTAGGTGAAGGGAACTTGTAACGAATGCATAATACATTATACATCATCCTTTAAAGCTTTCTTATGTGTAACAACAAGCAAGCGAGCATTGTAAAGACAAAGATTGAAATGCAGAAGTGGGCATTTCCCACTCCGTTTAGTCCGCAACATTAAGATGAAATTGCCACGGGCACGGATGGGATTGACCGGAAAGATTGATTCCCTGAAACAACCAACATTTGACCTACTCCACATTCAGGACCCAGCTagcataaaaacacaacatcatCCATGATAAAAAATATAACTAAATGAGGGAACAGTACCTCTGTATCGCAGCTATCTAAATGAGGGAACagtacctctgtgtgtgggctATCTAAATGAGGGAACAGTACCTCTGTGTGGAACagtacctctgtgtgtgggctATCTAAATGAGGGAACAGTACCTCTGTGTGGAACagtacctctgtgtgtgggctATCTAAATGAGGGAACAGTACCTCTGTATGGAACAGTACCTCTGTATGGAACAGTACCTCTGTATGGAACAGTACCTCTGTGTGGAAcagtacctctgtgtgtgtgggctatCTAAATGAGGGAACAGTACCTCTGTATGGAACAGTACCTGTGTGTGGGCTATCTAAATGAGGGAACAGTACCTCTGTATGGAACagtacctctgtgtgtgggctATCTAAATGAGGGAACAGTACCTCTGTATGGAACAGTACCTCTGTATGGAACAGTACCTCTGTGTGGAAcagtacctctgtgtgtgtgggctatCTAAATGAGGGAACAGTACCTCTGTGTGGAACagtacctctgtgtgtgggctATCTAAATGAGGGAACAGTACCTCTGTATGGAACAGTACCTCTGTATGGAACAGTACCTCTGTGTGGAAcagtacctctgtgtgtgtgggctatCTAAATGAGGGAACAGTACCTCTGTATGTCTGCTATCTCGGCCCTCAGCCTCTCGATCTCCTCCTTCTCGGTGGCGATCTGTCTCCtcagctgctgctccagggacagcagctcctcctgctccgtcaGGATCTCGTTCTCCTGAGGAACACACGACCACGGAGACCACGGGCGGAATGAGACCCGGATGCAGGACAGACGGACGAGCACAGATATTGATGGTGGGGTCGGGTGGCGCTGTTCACCCTCTCCAAGGGTTTAG is a genomic window of Gadus morhua chromosome 8, gadMor3.0, whole genome shotgun sequence containing:
- the rab31 gene encoding ras-related protein Rab-31, which codes for MAIRELKVCLLGDTGVGKSSIVCRFVQDHFDHNISPTIGASFLTKTVPFGQELHKYLIWDTAGQERFHSLAPMYYRGSAAAVVVYDITKLDSFQTLKKWVKELKEHGPEDIVVAIAGNKNDLGDIREVPMKEAKEFAESIAAIFIETSARNAVNVEELFQKISKQIPPLQNPDVESNESFKLTQQPPPSTRRCC